A region from the Panicum hallii strain FIL2 chromosome 1, PHallii_v3.1, whole genome shotgun sequence genome encodes:
- the LOC112878929 gene encoding 3-isopropylmalate dehydratase small subunit 3-like, whose product MAAAPTAVATAAGASTAVLAPRPAPTSALLRRTQVTPRRHPALKCRRAGPLTPKAAAAAAASGGSSPSSAVFHGEAFVVGDNIDTDQIIPAEHLTLVPSKPDEYRKLGSFAFAGLPSAAYPTPFVAPGEESSRYAVIIGGANFGCGSSREHAPVALGAAGARAVVAESYARIFFRNSVATGEVYPLELTDAGAWKECKTGDVVTVDLGNSVFINHTSSKEYKLKPIGDAGPVIEAGGIFAYARKTGMIASKAAA is encoded by the coding sequence ATGGCGGCGGCTCCAACGGcggtggcgacggcggcgggggcgtcAACGGCGGTGCTAGCCCCCAGGCCAGCGCCTACCAGCGCGCTCCTCCGGCGCACCCAGGTCACCCCTCGCCGCCACCCCGCCCTGAAATGCCGCCGCGCTGGGCCCCTCACCCCcaaggcggctgcggccgcggccgcgtcgGGCGGCAGCTCCCCGTCGTCGGCCGTCTTCCACGGCGAGGCATTCGTGGTGGGCGACAACATCGACACCGACCAGATCATCCCCGCGGAGCACCTCACGCTGGTGCCGTCCAAGCCCGACGAGTACCGCAAGCTCGGCTCCTTCGCCTTCGCGGGGCTCCCCTCCGCGGCCTACCCGACGCCCTTCGTCGCCCCGGGTGAGGAGTCCTCCCGCTACGCCGTCATCATCGGCGGGGCCAACTTCGGGTGCGGCTCCTCCCGCGAGCACGCGCCCGTCGCGCTCGGggccgccggcgcgcgcgccgtcgtggCGGAGAGCTACGCGCGCATCTTCTTCCGCAACTCCGTGGCCACGGGAGAGGTCTACCCTCTGGAGCTCACCGACGCCGGAGCCTGGAAGGAGTGTAAGACTGGGGATGTGGTCACCGTGGACCTTGGCAATTCCGTCTTTATTAACCACACATCCAGCAAGGAGTACAAGCTGAAACCTATTGGCGATGCCGGACCGGTCATTGAGGCTGGAGGGATCTTTGCGTATGCCCGGAAGACTGGAATGATTGCGTCGAAAGCCGCAGCATGA
- the LOC112886755 gene encoding nudix hydrolase 8-like isoform X1, translated as MEGNLLVDPAAASRRATTAARCHRVAGRSGARFLSCPCSASRDEPATRAWASYSSAGNMPRAVKSASRVNGWNGNGHGWTPAREESCVLDAMEDEYGGMVVDADRLPSDTGGFAGSLAASLSCWKSAGKKGVWLKLPLDRSEFIPLAVKAGFRYHHAEEKYLMLTYWIPDEPCLLPANASHQVGVGGFVINDKMEVLVVQEKYSASTSLGAWKLPTGFIHASEEIFTGAVREVKEETGFLRCIMQIDTEFMELIAFRHAHNVAFQKSDLFFICLLRPLTNEIKIDETEIQAAKWMPLPEFIEQPFIQEDHMFRKISDICVQRLRRRYCGLTAHHVVSKFDGGASTLYYNVAEPERGDLSCDAAA; from the exons ATGGAGGGCAACCTGCTTGTCGACCCGGCCGCGGCGAGCCGGCGCGCCACCACGGCGGCGCGCTGCCACCGCGTGGCAGGCCGGAGCGGTGCGAGGTTCTTGAGCTGCCCTTGCTCTGCTTCCAGAG ATGAGCCGGCGACGAGGGCCTGGGCGTCCTATTCCTCCGCCGGTAACATGCCCAGGGCGGTGAAGTCGGCGTCACGCGTGAACGGGTGGAACGGAAATGGCCACGGGTGGACGCCGGCGAGGGAGGAGAGCTGCGTCCTGGATGCCATGGAGGACGAGTACGGCGGAATGGTCGTCGACGCCGACCGCCTGCCGTCCGACACGGGCGGGTTCGCGGGGTCCCTGGCGGCGTCGCTCTCCTGCTGGAAGTCGGCG GGCAAGAAGGGGGTGTGGCTGAAATTACCGCTGGACCGCTCCGAGTTCATTCCACTAGCAGTAAAA GCAGGCTTCAGGTACCACCACGCAGAGGAGAAGTATCTGATGCTAACGTACTGGATCCCTGACGAGCCCTGCTTGCTCCCGGCGAATGCCTCTCACCAGGTTGGAGTTGGGGGCTTCGTGATCAACGACAAAATGGAG GTTCTTGTGGTGCAAGAGAAGTATTCTGCTTCAACGTCGCTTGGTGCTTGGAAACTGCCAACGGGATTCATCCACGCG TCGGAGGAGATTTTTACAGGAGCTGTCAGAGAGGTCAAGGAGGAGACTGGA TTCCTTCGATGCATTATGCAGATTGACACTGAATTTATGGAACTGATTGCTTTCAG GCATGCGCATAACGTGGCGTTCCAAAAGTCGGACCTGTTCTTCATCTGCCTGCTGAGACCACTAACCAACGAAATCAAGATCGACGAAACGGAAATTCAAGCAGCGAAG TGGATGCCGCTCCCGGAGTTCATCGAGCAGCCGTTCATCCAGGAGGATCACATGTTCAGGAAGATCTCCGACATCTGCGTGCAGCGCCTCCGGAGGCGCTACTGCGGGCTGACGGCGCACCACGTGGTCTCCAAGTTCGACGGCGGGGCGTCCACCTTGTACTACAACGTCGCCGAGCCCGAGCGCGGAGACCTGAGCTGCGACGCCGCCGCCTGA
- the LOC112886755 gene encoding nudix hydrolase 8-like isoform X2, whose product MEGNLLVDPAAASRRATTAARCHRVAGRSGARFLSCPCSASRDEPATRAWASYSSAGNMPRAVKSASRVNGWNGNGHGWTPAREESCVLDAMEDEYGGMVVDADRLPSDTGGFAGSLAASLSCWKSAGKKGVWLKLPLDRSEFIPLAVKAGFRYHHAEEKYLMLTYWIPDEPCLLPANASHQVGVGGFVINDKMEVLVVQEKYSASTSLGAWKLPTGFIHASEEIFTGAVREVKEETGIDTEFMELIAFRHAHNVAFQKSDLFFICLLRPLTNEIKIDETEIQAAKWMPLPEFIEQPFIQEDHMFRKISDICVQRLRRRYCGLTAHHVVSKFDGGASTLYYNVAEPERGDLSCDAAA is encoded by the exons ATGGAGGGCAACCTGCTTGTCGACCCGGCCGCGGCGAGCCGGCGCGCCACCACGGCGGCGCGCTGCCACCGCGTGGCAGGCCGGAGCGGTGCGAGGTTCTTGAGCTGCCCTTGCTCTGCTTCCAGAG ATGAGCCGGCGACGAGGGCCTGGGCGTCCTATTCCTCCGCCGGTAACATGCCCAGGGCGGTGAAGTCGGCGTCACGCGTGAACGGGTGGAACGGAAATGGCCACGGGTGGACGCCGGCGAGGGAGGAGAGCTGCGTCCTGGATGCCATGGAGGACGAGTACGGCGGAATGGTCGTCGACGCCGACCGCCTGCCGTCCGACACGGGCGGGTTCGCGGGGTCCCTGGCGGCGTCGCTCTCCTGCTGGAAGTCGGCG GGCAAGAAGGGGGTGTGGCTGAAATTACCGCTGGACCGCTCCGAGTTCATTCCACTAGCAGTAAAA GCAGGCTTCAGGTACCACCACGCAGAGGAGAAGTATCTGATGCTAACGTACTGGATCCCTGACGAGCCCTGCTTGCTCCCGGCGAATGCCTCTCACCAGGTTGGAGTTGGGGGCTTCGTGATCAACGACAAAATGGAG GTTCTTGTGGTGCAAGAGAAGTATTCTGCTTCAACGTCGCTTGGTGCTTGGAAACTGCCAACGGGATTCATCCACGCG TCGGAGGAGATTTTTACAGGAGCTGTCAGAGAGGTCAAGGAGGAGACTGGA ATTGACACTGAATTTATGGAACTGATTGCTTTCAG GCATGCGCATAACGTGGCGTTCCAAAAGTCGGACCTGTTCTTCATCTGCCTGCTGAGACCACTAACCAACGAAATCAAGATCGACGAAACGGAAATTCAAGCAGCGAAG TGGATGCCGCTCCCGGAGTTCATCGAGCAGCCGTTCATCCAGGAGGATCACATGTTCAGGAAGATCTCCGACATCTGCGTGCAGCGCCTCCGGAGGCGCTACTGCGGGCTGACGGCGCACCACGTGGTCTCCAAGTTCGACGGCGGGGCGTCCACCTTGTACTACAACGTCGCCGAGCCCGAGCGCGGAGACCTGAGCTGCGACGCCGCCGCCTGA
- the LOC112886784 gene encoding deSI-like protein At4g17486, translating into MGGRTSAAATPVLLNVYDLTSANDYLYWLGFGVFHSGIEVHGMEYGFGAHDFPSSGVFEVESKTCPGFVYRRTVWLGTTDMSQEEFRTFIEKLAGKYHGNTYHLVNKNCNHFTDDVCQNLTGKPIPSWVNRLARVGSVFDCLLPESVQVSPVGRVPTRRQSSDDDLHSIHSPIIEDSDNDEDEAKHLLPTPSNDMHSVDVPPKLAKDHL; encoded by the exons atgggCGGCCGGACCAGCGCTGCCGCGACGCCGGTGCTGCTCAACGTGTACGACCTCACGTCCGCGAACGATTACCTCTACTGGCTCGGCTTCGGCGTCTTCCACTCTGGAATCGAAG TTCATGGCATGGAGTATGGATTTGGAGCCCATGACTTCCCGTCCAGTGGTGTGTTTGAGGTGGAATCAAAGACTTGCCCTGGCTTTGTCTATAGAAGAACGGTATGGCTAGGCACAACAGACATGTCTCAGGAAGAATTCCGCACGTTTATTGAAAAACTTGCAGGGAAGTATCATGGGAACACATATCATTTGGTTAATAAGAACTGCAATCATTTCACGGACGATGTTTGTCAGAACTTAACTGGGAAACCCATCCCTTCCTGGGTGAATAGGCTTGCGAGAGTAG GTTCAGTTTTTGATTGTCTTCTACCGGAAAGCGTTCAAGTTTCTCCTGTGGGTCGTGTCCCAACTCGTCGTCAAAGTTCTG ACGATGATTTGCATTCAATACACTCTCCTATCATTGAGGACAGTGACAATGATGAGGACGAGGCCAAGCACCTGCTGCCAACTCCATCCAATGACATGCATTCTGTAGATGTGCCACCAAAGCTAGCGAAAGATCATCTCTGA
- the LOC112886768 gene encoding putative lipase YOR059C isoform X1: MGDLGGGDRREAAAAAEEDPSPAPAGSGPDHLVVMVHGIVGSTADWKFGAEQFDKLLSDKVIVHCSNRNMHRLTLDGIDVMGERLAQEVIEEINRRPCIKKISFVAHSVGGLVARYAIGRLYRPHKQTSENAQQNLTDDNRGTIYGLEAVNFITVASPHLGSRGNKQVPFLFGVTAIENFASCIIHLIFGRTGKHLFLTDNDDGKPPLLERMVDNWGDLQFMSALQAFRRRVAYSNVRHDHIVGWRTSSIRQDSELPKWVDSTNKIYPHIVYEELCKAEASNKCIDTDHCTLEELHMMDWLLLQFTERLLGGLKRVSWEKVDVSFHNSKVRSAAHSVIQVKDPVMHCEGADVIQHMIDHFTL, from the exons ATGGGTGACCTGGGAGGAGGAGAccggcgggaggcggcggcggctgccgaGGAGGACccatcgccggcgccggccggaAGCGGCCCCGACCACCTGGTGGTCATGGTCCACGGGATCGTCGGGAG CACAGCAGATTGGAAGTTTGGAGCTGAGCAGTTTGATAAGTTGCTCTCCGACAAAGTCATAGTTCATT GTAGCAACCGCAACATGCACAGGCTAACTTTAGATGGCATTGATGTAATGGGTGAACGATTGGCACAAGAG GTTATTGAAGAAATCAATAGAAGACCATGTATCAAAAAGATATCTTTTGTTGCACACTCAGTTGGAGGATTGGTTGCTAGATACGCTATTGGAAGACTCTATAGACCACATAAACAAACATCCGAAAATGCTCAACAAAATTTGACTGACGACAACAGAGGCACAATATATGGACTTGAGGCAGTGAACTTCATAACTGTTGCGTCACCACATCTTGGTTCCAGAGGAAATAAGCAG GTTCCTTTCCTTTTTGGGGTTACTGCAATCGAAAATTTTGCTTCCTGCATCATTCATTTGATATTTGGAAGAACTGGCAAACACCTCTTTCTTACTGATAATGATGACGGAAAGCCTCCATTGCTAGAACGCATGGTCGACAATTGGGGTGACCTGCAGTTCAT GTCTGCTTTGCAAGCATTTAGACGACGAGTTGCGTACTCCAATGTTCGTCATGATC ATATTGTTGGGTGGAGGACATCATCCATAAGACAAGATTCGGAATTACCCAAG TGGGTTGATTCAACAAACAAGATTTACCCTCATATTGTATATGAGGAACTATGCAAAGCAGAAGCTTCTAATAAATGCATAGACACGGACCACTGCACACTAGAAG AATTGCACATGATGGACTGGCTTCTATTGCAATTTACAGAACGTCTTTTAGGAGGACTTAAGCGTGTGTCATGGGAAAAGGTGGATGTTAGCTTCCACAACAGCAAAGTAAGATCTGCAGCACATAGTGTGATTCAG GTGAAGGATCCTGTGATGCATTGCGAAGGTGCCGACGTCATACAGCATATGATTGACCATTTTACTCTCTAG
- the LOC112886768 gene encoding putative lipase YOR059C isoform X2, which translates to MGDLGGGDRREAAAAAEEDPSPAPAGSGPDHLVVMVHGIVGSTADWKFGAEQFDKLLSDKVIVHCSNRNMHRLTLDGIDVMGERLAQEVIEEINRRPCIKKISFVAHSVGGLVARYAIGRLYRPHKQTSENAQQNLTDDNRGTIYGLEAVNFITVASPHLGSRGNKQVPFLFGVTAIENFASCIIHLIFGRTGKHLFLTDNDDGKPPLLERMVDNWGDLQFMSALQAFRRRVAYSNVRHDHIVGWRTSSIRQDSELPKWVDSTNKIYPHIVYEELCKAEASNKCIDTDHCTLEERLLGGLKRVSWEKVDVSFHNSKVRSAAHSVIQVKDPVMHCEGADVIQHMIDHFTL; encoded by the exons ATGGGTGACCTGGGAGGAGGAGAccggcgggaggcggcggcggctgccgaGGAGGACccatcgccggcgccggccggaAGCGGCCCCGACCACCTGGTGGTCATGGTCCACGGGATCGTCGGGAG CACAGCAGATTGGAAGTTTGGAGCTGAGCAGTTTGATAAGTTGCTCTCCGACAAAGTCATAGTTCATT GTAGCAACCGCAACATGCACAGGCTAACTTTAGATGGCATTGATGTAATGGGTGAACGATTGGCACAAGAG GTTATTGAAGAAATCAATAGAAGACCATGTATCAAAAAGATATCTTTTGTTGCACACTCAGTTGGAGGATTGGTTGCTAGATACGCTATTGGAAGACTCTATAGACCACATAAACAAACATCCGAAAATGCTCAACAAAATTTGACTGACGACAACAGAGGCACAATATATGGACTTGAGGCAGTGAACTTCATAACTGTTGCGTCACCACATCTTGGTTCCAGAGGAAATAAGCAG GTTCCTTTCCTTTTTGGGGTTACTGCAATCGAAAATTTTGCTTCCTGCATCATTCATTTGATATTTGGAAGAACTGGCAAACACCTCTTTCTTACTGATAATGATGACGGAAAGCCTCCATTGCTAGAACGCATGGTCGACAATTGGGGTGACCTGCAGTTCAT GTCTGCTTTGCAAGCATTTAGACGACGAGTTGCGTACTCCAATGTTCGTCATGATC ATATTGTTGGGTGGAGGACATCATCCATAAGACAAGATTCGGAATTACCCAAG TGGGTTGATTCAACAAACAAGATTTACCCTCATATTGTATATGAGGAACTATGCAAAGCAGAAGCTTCTAATAAATGCATAGACACGGACCACTGCACACTAGAAG AACGTCTTTTAGGAGGACTTAAGCGTGTGTCATGGGAAAAGGTGGATGTTAGCTTCCACAACAGCAAAGTAAGATCTGCAGCACATAGTGTGATTCAG GTGAAGGATCCTGTGATGCATTGCGAAGGTGCCGACGTCATACAGCATATGATTGACCATTTTACTCTCTAG